TACCAGGCACAGTTTCTGTTTAATCTTTTTATAATCTGCAAAAGTTTTAGAGGGGTCCAGAATACTCTAGACAAGTAAGTGAAATAACAATCTAGTTAGACAAATTAACCAATAATGTACTAGATGATACAAGTCCAGCAGTCAAGGGACATCAGAAAACAACATAAACATATGAGCAGAAAGCATTTGTACATTTCCATTGGCCTATATATCTCAGGCCATTATGCTTCTGTCCAGTGGTGTACATACCTGATTCTGCATTTGTTTATGGACCCAAATAACAGGACAGGAGGAAGACAGACAAGGTGATGAGAGCTTCATGGCTGCTTTCTTCTCACGTTGCGTGCATGGATGGATTTCAGAAATATAAAATCTGAACCAACACCTGGTAAAGCACGTGGAATGACGGATACCGCATGAAACCAGACAAAAACAATACCTGGAGTGGGTAGTTTCGACTAATCAAGAAGAGACAAGAAAGTGAATTCTCATATTGAGCGTTTTCCCAGTGCTCTCATGTTGTTTCGTGGAGCCCATGGATCAGGAATTTAGGCTCCATTTGTTTAAATTCAAGTTGAAGAGTGATGTGATTATTTTTATCTCCGTGCAATTGTTGGAACTCAGAGCGAACAAGTGACATGATCTGGGCTTCACCATGTTTCAGAACTTGGCGTTGTCCAGCAAACATTGTTCAGCTGTTTGTCCAATCCTGTATCCTGCTGGCACTCTGATGTAGCTTCACTGAATAATCTGAATGCATTATACGCCACTACGCCAGGCTAGTAGCTAGCAGCCACGAAATTTCTTGGCTACCTGTTATATTCCGTGCCTTTGAACACAGATCCTTCACTTGCTTCATTCAGAGTTTCATTTGCCTTTCCATGTTCCCTATCCTGTGCAATTTTCAGTAAGGAAACATAGAGTATGCATAGAAGCCCAACAAATGCAATTTTTCAAGTCAAAGGATACTGAAATTAAGCTCTATCACCCGGTTACCTTCTGTTCCATAAAACCATACAGGCTTCAGATGGAAAGGAAAAAAATATGGACCATCAGTTATTcaagggaaaccctttttcgtcatTCAATATCATGATTGTTCAAAAGCAAACAATCTCATGAAACTATTGTTAAACATCTACATCTAACAGAACCAAGCGCAAGGCTACACACATAAAACAACTAGTAGCAGAGGACAAAGGTAGGAGGAAAGAAGCAGGTGAGATTTGTGTCGCCATCACATTGTGGTCATAGTGATTGCCCAAATGGCCAGCATACTCAAGTCAACAGAACCAAGTGCCACACATATTTTATGGTATGGACACAGACAAGACCCCAGCCCAAGACCATGCACATGCAATTGCATGCAGCAACAGCAAGCTATCTACCATAAAGTGAACGCAAATGCTAAGGGCATATCAGTCTTTTCCACTTGAATGATTATGTCTAGCAtggtgttgttcttctaggaaacATGGATCAGCAAGCCATTATATATAGGAAGGTATGTTCAGGCGACCAGCAATCCCAAAGACAGGAACACTAAGGTGTGAAGGGGAGGCATATCGTCTCGTCTCCCCCATCCTGCCGGCATTGACCTATCCTAGTATCCATCAATGGGGAGGCCACCTTCTAGTGATGAGAATGGCCTCAAGAAGGGCCCCTGGACTACTGAAGAAGACGAGAAGCTCATGAGCTACATCCAGAAGCATGGCCATGGAAGCTGGAGATCCCTACCTCAACTTGCTGGTACTCATACATGATacatcactctctctctctttctctgcctcATGCACATTTCCTTCACTGAGAACCATATTTTCTTGCAGGCCTGAACAGGTGTGGTAAGAGCTGCAGGCTAAGATGGACCAACTACCTGAAGCCAGACATCAAGAGAGGGAAGTTCTCCCAGGAGGAAGAGCAAACCATCCTCCAGCTGCATACCGTCCTTGGCAACAAGTACTAACTGCACCTACATTCCACTGCATAAATCTCACATGAAAAGTTTTAGCTAATATGTATGTAACCGTACCAGGTGGTCGGCTATTGCGAAGCATCTCCCTGGACGGACAGACAACGAGATCAAGAACTTCTGGAACACCCACCTCAGGAAGAAGCTCatcaagatgggcatcgatccgatGACCCACCGTCCGAGAACAGACTTCTTTGCTGCTCTCCCGCAGCTCATTGCACTCGCCAACCTTCGGCAGTTCATCAATCAGCAACCATGGGATGACCACACCGCCGGGCTGCAAGCTCAGACAGCACAGGCTGCCAACCTCCAGTACGTGCAGTCACTGCTTCACTCTGCAGCCTCCATTGCTGCCAGCCCCACTACCAGCAGCAGCCTCAACAGTCTCACCATGGACCTGGAGCAGATCAACTTCTTGAGCCCTCCGCAGATGCTTTCTCCAAGTGTACTTGAGGGTAATGGTGGCATAGACTTAGCAGGGCAGGTGGCTCAGAACCAAATGCCTAGCATTACCTTTGATCACACAATTGGCAACATCAACCCGGGTTCAGATAACCATGTTGAAACCAGTGGGCAGCACCGCAGTGAGGAAGAGAATAACAGCAAGAAAAGGCAGTTTCTCTCTGAAAACTCCCTTCCACCTCTCACTGACATGGCGGCTTCCAACATTTGCAATACCATCAGCACCTCAAACTGCGACGGCGTTAGTAGTCCGTTTCCCAGTTGGTCAGAAATCCTACTTGATGAAGAGCTGCTGAGCGAGTTTGCATGATGTAACCTGAATTCCCTAGCTTGAATTGCATACTAGCCTGTGGCTTGCATTTTTGGAATTTAGGCTTATCATTTTACCACTTTTTTACATAGTTTCTTTAGATTTCTTTTTCATGCACTTGTAGACTCAGAAAGGAGTCCATAGATAAGCCTACAAGCATGAGATGTTTTTATTCTGACTACTATGGTATGTATGTGTACATATAATACACATGTAAGGTTGCTTGGGTTGTTCTTCCTTTCTCTCTCTGCCACTATATCTTAGTTCCTGGAGTACTGTTTTGTCCTAGTTGCTCGAAAATAGGTCATTTCGAACtttgatacaaatggtgcgatgaTATAGCTTGACTGACAACACGCGTCAAAGAAAAATACCGCTCACTGCTACCACACCAGAGGTCATCTATCATATATAGCAGAACTAACATAAAGAAAAGTTGCCTGATTGCACTTTATGCAGCTTCTAAATGTTTTTCTTGAAGTACTGTTTGGTGATCTAGAATGACTGAAGCCATCTAGATGCTATTACAGATAGTGCGAAAAATAAAACTAAAAGCACGAGTATGCAGAAGAAGTTTGTTGAGTCAGGTAGCAAGAGGATTGACTAAATTCTGTCATGTCAACCAACAGTGACTGAAAACTGGTATGAATTACAGGAAACTCACAAACAGCTAGCTGAAAAACATGAGGAAATATTTAACTGTCATAAACATAAGCTTCTATGAAGGATTGTTAGCATTTTTTCTTCCTGTCAGGGTCAGCACATGTCCTTGCCTTAGAGCAGGTAAAAGTTTGCCCCCTTTTCTTCCAAGAAATTGACTCCGAAAACATGTTCTCAAGTGGTAGCAACCTAACATCAACATCAACACTAAGATGTGTGCTTATATGCTTTCCAAAAACGCGAAAAGCGCAAATGCTAAATCATGGTGCATATCTTCAT
The sequence above is drawn from the Triticum aestivum cultivar Chinese Spring chromosome 7A, IWGSC CS RefSeq v2.1, whole genome shotgun sequence genome and encodes:
- the LOC123154763 gene encoding transcription factor MYB93; the encoded protein is MGRPPSSDENGLKKGPWTTEEDEKLMSYIQKHGHGSWRSLPQLAGLNRCGKSCRLRWTNYLKPDIKRGKFSQEEEQTILQLHTVLGNKWSAIAKHLPGRTDNEIKNFWNTHLRKKLIKMGIDPMTHRPRTDFFAALPQLIALANLRQFINQQPWDDHTAGLQAQTAQAANLQYVQSLLHSAASIAASPTTSSSLNSLTMDLEQINFLSPPQMLSPSVLEGNGGIDLAGQVAQNQMPSITFDHTIGNINPGSDNHVETSGQHRSEEENNSKKRQFLSENSLPPLTDMAASNICNTISTSNCDGVSSPFPSWSEILLDEELLSEFA